The proteins below come from a single Pleuronectes platessa chromosome 1, fPlePla1.1, whole genome shotgun sequence genomic window:
- the LOC128448090 gene encoding relaxin-3 receptor 1-like translates to MDGLLNYSGALNLSSAADGIFSFEDIDMSADGSAILRILISVVYSVVCATGLVGNLLVFFLMRLRQGRKRSKINVFIINLAVTDFQFVLTLPFWAVDTALDFSWPFGDAMCKIILSITVMNMYASVFFLTAMSVTRYWSVAYALKKKTYRRSRCVKWVCAVLWVAATVATAPTAIFSSVTVVAGEKLCLLRFPEGHDWLALYHIQKILIAFIIPMLIVCVNYLMLLRFVKQRSMGTSNPKRRSRVTKSVAIVVLSFFCCWMPNHAITFWGVLVKFNAVNWDKSFYMVHTYVFPVTVCLAHANSCLNPVLYCLMRPEIRKMLSGLFWRASTASTSRACATRSVTQGETQAVVPLQIMDNGEYTLSIIDRKGVSGSKMIPNTRQSQ, encoded by the coding sequence ATGGATGGATTATTGAACTACAGCGGAGCTCTGAACCTGAGTTCTGCAGCCGATGGGATCTTTAGTTTCGAAGACATCGACATGAGCGCGGACGGGAGCGCCATCCTGAGGATACTCATCTCCGTGGTGTACTCCGTGGTGTGCGCGACGGGTCTGGTGGGGAACCTGCTCGTCTTCTTCCTCATGAGGTTACGCCAAGGTCGGAAGAGGTCGAAGATCAACGTGTTCATCATCAACTTGGCGGTGACGGACTTCCAGTTCGTCCTCACGCTGCCCTTCTGGGCCGTGGACACCGCGCTGGACTTCAGCTGGCCGTTTGGAGACGCCATGTGCAAAATCATCCTCTCCATCACCGTGATGAACATGTACGCGAGCGTGTTCTTCCTCACCGCGATGAGCGTGACCCGCTACTGGTCGGTGGCCTATGCCCTGAAGAAGAAAACCTACCGGAGGTCGCGGTGCGTAAAGTGGGTGTGCGCGGTGCTGTGGGTGGCCGCGACCGTGGCCACGGCTCCGACGGCgatcttctcctctgtgacCGTCGTCGCTGGGGAGAAGCTCTGCCTCCTCCGGTTCCCTGAAGGGCATGACTGGCTCGCCCTCTACCACATCCAGAAGATCCTGATCGCCTTCATCATCCCCATGCTCATCGTCTGCGTCAACTACCTGATGCTCCTGCGCTTCGTGAAGCAGCGGAGCATGGGGACCAGCAACCCCAAGCGCAGGTCCCGGGTCACCAAGTCTGTGGCTATCGTGGTTTTatccttcttctgctgctggatGCCGAACCACGCCATCACCTTCTGGGGCGTACTGGTCAAGTTCAACGCGGTCAACTGGGACAAGTCGTTCTACATGGTGCACACGTACGTGTTCCCGGTCACCGTGTGCCTGGCGCACGCGAACAGCTGCTTGAACCCGGTGCTGTACTGTCTGATGAGGCCGGAGATCAGGAAGATGCTCAGCGGTTTGTTCTGGAGAGCGTCCACTGCATCCACCAGCCGGGCCTGCGCCACGCGCTCTGTAACGCAGGGCGAGACCCAGGCTGTCGTTCCTCTCCAGATTATGGACAACGGAGAGTACACGCTGTCCATCATAGACCGGAAAGGAGTGTCCGGCTCCAAAATGATCCCGAACACCAGACAATCCCAGTGA